Proteins encoded within one genomic window of Methanobacterium sp.:
- a CDS encoding formylmethanofuran dehydrogenase subunit C has protein sequence MSEIILKPKEQPQVPLEAENISPDAFAGKNIDEIKNIEIWHGNKQVTLSDFFDVEGEPSDDASDIKIIIDGDVSNTKRIGHGMTAGEIIIKGDTSMYVGSEMNGGKITVEGNAGPWAGRDMKGGELTIMGDAGDYVGSSYRGDWRGMSGGVLTVYGNAGNEIAEYMLGGKLIVKGDVRIMPGVHMNGGTLIIEGNVIARTGGEMKGGTIIVKGVIDEFLPGFEFLGVEKGIEVDGETFEGNFFKFKGDNATKGAGGIIYAATKGNAHIAP, from the coding sequence ATGAGCGAAATAATATTAAAACCAAAAGAACAGCCTCAAGTACCTCTGGAGGCAGAAAACATAAGTCCTGACGCATTTGCAGGTAAAAACATTGATGAAATCAAAAATATAGAAATCTGGCATGGTAACAAACAAGTAACTCTATCTGACTTCTTTGATGTAGAAGGTGAACCATCAGATGATGCATCAGATATCAAAATAATAATCGATGGAGATGTAAGCAACACCAAGAGAATAGGACACGGCATGACTGCTGGCGAAATTATCATCAAAGGTGACACCAGCATGTACGTCGGTTCCGAAATGAACGGTGGAAAAATCACTGTTGAAGGAAACGCAGGCCCATGGGCAGGAAGAGACATGAAAGGTGGAGAACTCACTATAATGGGTGACGCCGGAGATTACGTAGGTTCATCATACCGTGGTGACTGGAGAGGAATGAGTGGAGGAGTACTCACAGTTTACGGTAATGCAGGCAACGAAATAGCTGAATACATGCTCGGAGGAAAGCTCATAGTCAAAGGTGATGTCAGAATCATGCCTGGAGTACACATGAATGGCGGAACATTGATTATTGAAGGTAACGTTATAGCCAGAACCGGCGGAGAGATGAAGGGCGGTACCATCATAGTTAAAGGAGTAATCGATGAATTCCTACCAGGGTTCGAATTCCTTGGAGTTGAAAAAGGCATAGAAGTCGATGGAGAAACATTTGAAGGTAATTTCTTCAAATTTAAAGGAGATAATGCAACTAAAGGAGCAGGCGGAATCATATACGCCGCAACTAAAGGAAATGCGCATATCGCTCCTTAA